The genomic DNA GACGTGGCGCCGGTGGTGCTGTAACCATCTCTGGCCTAACATTCAACAAGGCTAAAATCTTGTCGACTTTAGCTTCTATGCGATCTAGTTGAATTTGCTGACGCTGGAAACACTCGCGGAGTCGGGGCGTCGGACTGGAATCATCAGGTGGTACCTAGATAACaacatacaaaatttaaaaatgtttaatataaAGGTTAAGCTATACGAATACGGACGCGCACGCACGCGGTTCGAAAAGTTACATGTATACACCGACATgcgaaaacacacaaaaaatactaATTACCATGTCCGATGTAACTGTGGCCGATCCTTCTATAGTTGTTCTCATCGCGTCGTAGAGTGTGGATATCGTATTCGGACTGATGAGTGGGCTGATGTCTTCACTTGCTGGTGATGCTGAATACGTTGGTAGTGTGGTTGGAGTTGCAGGAGTACTGCCGACGACTGGTAAAGCGCTGGAGAGTGGAGTAGCGGTGACACTTTGTGGTGGCTGTGTAGAAATACTTGTTATTGGTGAATCTGTCTCCTCCGATGACGAACCAAGtattaaaatctgaaaaatataacCAACATTTGATGACTTGTTAAGAACGTGTGTCTGAAAACAATTACCATCACCGCAAAGGAACCAGTAAacagtgaaaaattatcaaacgcagacttcaccatatatttttcttACCTTTCCTCTACGTGGATTATCGTCTTTTTTACTCGTCTCTTTCGGTAGTCTCTTCCTTTTCTTCTGTTGCGATTTGGCCAGCGATGCCAAACTAACATTCTCTTCGTCACTCCAGTCACTAGAACTCATGATGATAGATGTAGTCTTGTTGATAACGTGTAATCGTTACGACTTTCAAGAACAGAGTGACTCTCATCGCTTTGGCTGTCCCTATATACATTTTCGTGATCTTAATTATTCAAGAATTTCAATGCGATAAAATGGCTCTTTTCACTTCACTACTTTAATTATTCAAGATCTGATTCGTTGAATAAGTCTTTTGTTTTCGACGCTTTAATATGCCGGCCGATAAAATGTTCTCTGAatctattattatttttcttttaaacaTGATACATTGTTCATAACCTCTATCTGCAGTGAGCACCGCTTTCGTCAAAAAACAATACCAAATGTGCCGCCTTTCTATTGTTTGGAATAGGTGTAAATAAATCACTTGCAAACTTTGATCAATTTGGCTTGCCGTTGTTACCATGTCATTGGACTAAGCGTTTTATATGGTGAATAATACCACAGTTACCAGGATAGTTATTTTATGATTTGTAAGTTTTAGTTTGTTTTAATATCACGGGTAACGTCATTAAAAAACGGATATCAGAGAAAAACTCAATGCAGTTTATTTCATTATATCTGTGTGTggatgtgtgtgtctgtgtgtgtgtgtgcgcgcgcgatatatatacatgtatcgtTTGTTAAATTACCGTATTTGGCTTCTGATTAAAATGTGATACAACAAAGGTTTTCTATCTCTTATTGGTCTGTGAATAAAGTTTCGTTTATTTTATCAACATAGAAAATCTTAACGACTAAGTCCAAGCTGTCCAAACTTTATACCGAGCATACCAATGCATGGTTAAGCATGTACTGTTGCCGTGAACAGTTCGGGACCAGTTCTGTACACGTTCACCAGTTCTGTACAGTTCTATAGCGTACACTTACCGTATCGTAGAGTACATGTACCGTGCCGTAGTACGGTAGCTGGATGGTGTGGTAAATTTGTGTCGAATCATAATATGTCCGTGATtttaattattcaaactgcatgCATTCTCGCATACTTCTGGGAAAAACAAACGGGAACGTTTCAATTTATCGCAAAGTTGTCTACAGTGCGGCtaataaaaatgtctttttccTTTAAACATTGGTTATTGTTCATAACCTCTATCTACAGTGTACACCGCCTTCGTCCAAAACAATACCAAATGTGCCGCCTTTCTATTGTTTTGGAGAGGTGTTAATAAATTCACTTCTTAAGCTTGACTTTGTTCAATTTGACTTTTCACTTCATTATGACCCTGGAGTAATATGGTGATTAATACTACGATTAACAGATCTCAAATCATTGCGCGCCGTTCGCGGGAAAATCACATCCTTCAGACAAGCATGACAAATCATTCAGGCCTGGGTACGCTGCTAACTACATTAAATTACATCGTTTTCCACGGACATTCACAACAATCGAATGTCGGATTACTGTAGAATTTGTCAAACTTCTCGACTTTACTGGAAACTTACGTTAATTACAAAACAGCGTAAAGTTTCATTGCATGTGGCGAGCGTGAAATGTAGTCAACAAATGCAATAACTTGTAAAACTTGTATATCGTCCGAAAAGCGATTGAATATAGGaactttggagtaatttcaaacatgtaaactgtatTACACAAACGACACATATCTTTCAGGTCGTCTTCTGGTCAAGGGTCGGATAGGGTGTGAATGTTGGCCCATGGGGCTATGTCAAATATCACCAGAATTTCGACAACCGTACCGTATCGTACCGTACCGTGTTGTACCGTGCAATACGTTAACATGAACGTGCATGTACCAGATCAGTACCCAAACCGTACCGAACCGTACCCGTACCGTACCGTACAGTACCTGTACCGTACCGTACCGTACTGTATCAGTATCCGTACCGTACATACGTTTCCTTTTTTTGGCACGTACTGTACATTCAAGATCTGCGTTAAATCTACAAACCCAGTCGCGTATTTTTTTTTCCGAATCTATAAAGAATATCTCTGTATTTTAAATCAGATTGAAAGCGTATGAAAGGCGGGCCTTGTCATCCGTGGGTCCACGACTTTTGAATTTCTGAATATGTTACATTGCACTGTGAACCACTTAAAGCACGAACATATACATTAGCATTGCTTATTGATTTTGGCCGGTTATGAATATTTGTGACTCAATCAACTGTAACGTTCGGATGACCTTTTTTGCAGTTAAACGGCTTCTTTTTCTACTCTAAAGGTCACGTAGAAACGCCCAGAGTTCAACTCGTCAGTAGCTTCGGTGTGAAATGTCAATTGTTATTGCTGTCAACTGAATGACACACAGGACTAGAGTTTACTTGCCAACACCGAAGGCATTGATTTGCGTCAACAAAAGTTGATAGTTTGCGTTCAGCATTCTTTATAGACAAAACGAAGAAAATGGGGGAACTTGTTAcctatcaaatgaaaatgaatattacacATTGCAACGAAATGAAGTATTGACAATATTATTATGAAACGATTTTTTCTTCTGATACAATCAATTACAAATGTCAGAAATGTGCTCTAACTATACACACAGCCATATTTCCATAAAGAGTCATGCACCTAGAAGACATACAGAAAACAAGTGATCCCGACAACGCTATTCACGAGGGGCACTTTCTTGCAGTGTCTGGGATATATTTAGTCATCATGGTAGTGCCAGGTCAAATATTTGGCTCTCTCGCCCTTTTCCGGGTTAGACATTTAGGTACGGAATATTCCAATGGTTTCAATCTTCTACTTGGGTAGGACCCTGGATTAAAGCACATCAAGCCAGCTTGTTTTGGCTGCATCATGATATATTTAGTTTGTTTTAGAGCTGTGTCTTGTCAGGTCTGAAAGTAGCATACGTGTCTTTCTCATTAATTCGAAGTTCACACGTAACcgcgtctctgtctgtctgtctgtctgtctgtctgtctgcacgAAACTTGAACGGCATAGGATTGGAATAAAATCTGATACATAAAACTGAAGATACAAAGATAATCATGTGAGAAGTGACAGCCATTTAGAAATTACTTGCCAGTCAATGATAATTATTAGTATGTACGTGcgacacacatatacatacatacatacatacatacatacatacatacatacatacatacatacatacatacatacatacatacatacatacatacatacatacatacatacatacagacagacagacagacagacagacagacagacatacatacatacatacatacatacatacagacagacagacagacagacagacagacagacagacagcaatCCATCCACCCCaacatacatatattttattGATACTTTTCATTTTATAACACAGGATCTTGAAACATGTAAAAGGGAGCGTCAAGAATTATACGTAACACTTTGCGCAAGGTTGCGATAAAACACTGCCTGGCAGTTTCTCACTCTACCGCTGCCGTTCATTATGTTTATTCGGTTAATTTGGACCAAGTACGCCGAGTTGGTAAACCACAAGTAGACTGTCAAAATGTTTACTGCACTCAACTAGTTTTGACCTTAACACCACACTGCCATATCACATTATCATATCAGTTGACCCTTTCATTCTTCTCTGCAAAGCGTGAAGCCCTCCTAATATACTCACCTCAACCCCAGCAGCAGATAGTATTATACGAATAGACTCTGCAAGTCCTCTTCCATTGAAGTACGTCAAGTGTGCCTTGCTCGCCATATTGACAGTGAAAAAAGTGGAGATGACTTATGCCGTCCAATTGTATAACGCAGACAGGGATATCATGCGCTGCGCGACGGTGGGTCAATGCACCACAATGTGCATGCGTCGTTACATTGAGTATAGTTCGCCCAATGCATTCTTACTCCTTTATTGATGAATAACACAAGTGGAGGATTCACCAGAAGTTCAATTCGTGAAGTTGGGCAGTTAAAATTGATACTACGATCAACACAGCGCATTTGACGTACCAGATTGTGACAACTATCTGAACGGATGATGCATTCCATGGAATATGCAAAACTTTTCGTGTACATGTGCATGTATGTCGAGTGTTTGGCGGAAGGATAAATATGTAGGCCGTTCGTAGGACGACCTCTGCATCATAATTGCGGACTGAAGGCCGTATCCTTGTCCCTACGCTCTTGGGTGAAATGTGAGTTAGGCTGTGTTTAGTAGGACAAACACGAGAGGGAAATTGGAATATTTTCCAGCTCGACGACTGAATTGTTGCAGATCCTTCATCCCATTCCTTAAGA from Ptychodera flava strain L36383 chromosome 12, AS_Pfla_20210202, whole genome shotgun sequence includes the following:
- the LOC139146120 gene encoding uncharacterized protein yields the protein MSSSDWSDEENVSLASLAKSQQKKRKRLPKETSKKDDNPRRGKILILGSSSEETDSPITSISTQPPQSVTATPLSSALPVVGSTPATPTTLPTYSASPASEDISPLISPNTISTLYDAMRTTIEGSATVTSDMVPPDDSSPTPRLRECFQRQQIQLDRIEAKVDKILALLNVRPEMVTAPPAPRPDVMVSVSTRTSDASSVAEVPPTFESLSSTENTTGLKPIEEILRDVKWDCLGKTVGPRQLTIRLAEECVFGADILKRSTVTGKGPYQALSPSGLKTIKDAVRRKYYDILSSEEFEEVWEKKCKEALGQRCKQLRQKDRHRLL